DNA from Streptomyces sp. NBC_01476:
TAGTAGGCGTGCACGGAGACCGCGTGGCTGCTCTCCGAGCGGTTCTCCACCTGGTGCACGTGGTTGCGGCCGAACGCCCGGCCCTGGCCCTCGGGGAGGATGCGCACCCGGTCCAGGCCCTCGGCGAGTTCCAGCGACCGCCAGCCCTCGGTGGGCAGCGGTACGGACAGGGACTGCTCGGTGAGTTCGCCCGCCGCGGTGACGAAGACGCCGTACGAGCCGCCGTGGTCGTGCCAGCCGGTCTCCGCGCCGGGCGGCCAGCCGATCAGCCACGCCTCGCAGCCGCCGGGTCCCTCCAGACGGATCCAGGTGCGGCCTTCGGGGTCGAGCGGGAGTTCACCGACCAGCGCGGGGTCGGCGGCCACCGAGCGGGCGAAGTCGAGCAGGTCGGCGGCGGACGGGGCAGTCGTGGGTTCGGTGGAGGTCGTCAAGGGGAGCCACCCGGTGAGGAGGTCGCGTCACCGCACGGGCATGAGCTCCGGAGCGTGCGCGAAGGTGAATGGTGGACCGAGGGCGCGCGTCAGCGCGCGGCGGTACAGACGCAGCCCGCGTACCGGAGCAGGTCCAGATGGACCCTCCGGTGCAGTCGCCGACCGATGCCATTCACGTAACGGACTGAACCATGGCAGCACCCCACCGGTCAAGCCGGGGCGGGACGGATCACCTGCGGTGGTGCTGCTGTGCACCAACGTGCTGCGTGTCGTCATCGTCGGGCAGCTTGCAGACCCGTTCCAGGAACATCGCGGCGGCGATCACCGCGATGGCGGCGAGCACCGCGAAGCCCGCGTAGATCGCCTGCTGCCGGCGCGGGTCCATGTCGAGCCGGTACATCACGAGGAAGACGCCGGTGCCGCCGTACAGCCCGGACACCAGGGCCGCGACGAGCGCACTGGCCTGGCCGAAGACCACCGAGCGGGCGGCGGCCAGCGGGTCCACGCCCTTGGCGCCCGGACGCCGTTCGCGCTGGGCGCGCAAGCGGGCGCGCAGCGACAGTGCGGTCGCGAAGAGGGCGACCGCGATCAGCGCCAGCACGATCGGCGCGGCCACCGGGACCCCGGGCAGCGTGCCCACACTGTCCCAGAGCCGGGCCACCGACCACGAGAGCACCAACGCGACCGCGAAGACCCCCACCAGCGTCCTGATCCGCAGCGTCCTCACCGAGTGCCCGCCTCCACGTCCTGTGCCCGTCCTCGCCGATTGCCGCTGCCGCGTACCGGTGCTTCCGCCGTGCCGGCGTTCACCACCGGCGCCTCCTGCCCAACGTTTACTCGGGCAGCCGGAGTTCCACGTCGGTGCGGCGCCGTACCCCCGTGTCGCCGAGCGGGCCGAGCAGCTCCGCGATCGGGCCGTGGCCGGGCAGCTCGGCGGCCGGCTCCACGTCGTACCACGGTACGAGGACGAAGGCCCGTTCGTGGGCCCGGGGGTGCGGCAGGGTGAGTTCCGGGTCCTCGGAGCGCACGCCCTGGTACGCCACGATGTCCACGTCGATGGTGCGCGCCGCCCAGCGCTCGCCGCGCACCCGGTGGAACGCCTCCTCGATCGCGTGGCCGCGTTCCAGCAGCGAGTCCGGCGGGAGAGTGGTGCGGACCAGCACCACGGCGTTGAAGTAGCTGGGCTGGCTGCCGGCCGGCACGCCCCACGGGTCGGTCTCGTAGACCGGGGAGACGGCCCTGACCCGTACGCCCGGGGTGTCCTCCAGGGCGTCGACCGCGCCCTGCAGGGTCTCCAGCCGGTTGCCGAGGTTGGCGCCGAGCGCGATCACCGCGGTCCTGGGGTTGCTCAGCGTGCTGTCGGCGGCGTCGACCCGCGCCACCACGAAGGCGGGGACCGGCTGCACGGTGGGGTCCTCGGCGGGCCCGTCGTGGTCGTTCCAGCCAGAGGGCTCGGGGTTCTCCGCGGTCACGGGCGCCTCCGGGTGATGGTCACGGTCACGTCGTCGAAGGGCACGGTGATCGGGGCGTCCGGTTTGTGCACGGTCACCTCCACCTCTTCGACGAGTTCATGCCCCAGGCATGTGTCCGCGATGCGCTGGGCGAGGGTCTCGATGAGATTGACCGGTTCGCCCGCCACGACGGCTGCGACCTGTTCGGCCAGCACACCGTAGTGCACGGTCCGGGAGAGGTCGTCACCGGCCGCCGCGGGTGCGGTGTCCAGGCTCAGCGCCAGGTCGACGACGAAGGTCTGGCCGTCCTCCCGCTCGTGCTGGAACACCCCGTGGTTGCCGCGGATACGCAGTCCGCGCAGTGTCACCCGGTCCACTTCACTCACTCCTCCGTGTCCGTACCGCCGCCGGGTCCGCCGGGTCCGTCGAGGCCGTCGAGACCACCGGGCCCGTCCAGCCCGTCCAGGCCGTCCAGCCCGTCGAGGCCGCCCGGGGTGTCCTCCGGACTCTCGGACTCGTCGTCGTCATCGTCCTCGGCGAGCACCGGGGAGCCGTGGTGGACCCACAGCCGCCAGCCGTCCGAGGTGCGGCGGAAGACGTTCGTGGCCACGACCAGGCCGCCGACCAGGCTGCCCGCCGAGCCGTCCTCCTCGGCGGGCCCGCCGGTGAGGATGTTCTCGGTGCAGGTGACCAGCGCGGTGTCACCGTCGACGGCCACCTCGACGTCGGTGAGGAAGAACTGGATGTACTCGGTGTTCGCCATGATCAGCGCGTACGAGCGCATCACCTCGCGGCGCCCGCGCAGCGCCGGCCAGCCGGGGTGCACCACGGTGACCGACTCGGCCAGCGGGCCGTCCAGCACCACGGACTCCAGCGCGTCCAGGTCGGAGGTCTCCACGGCGTCGTAGAACGCCTGGTTGCTGCGCTCGGCGGCGCGGGCCTCGGCGGTGCGCGGCGTCACGCGGCGGCCTCGATGGCGCGCGCCACCCGGACCGCGTCGGCGCTGGCGTGCACCTCGTGCACGCGGACCGCCCAGGCGCCCTCCCGGGCGGCGATGGCGGTCACCGCGGCGGTGGCCGCGTCGCGTTCCCTGGCCGGCGGCGGGTCGCCGGCCGCCCCGGCCAGGATCCGGCCGAGGAACCGCTTGCGGGAGGCGGCCACCAGCAGCGGGCGGCCCAGCGCGGACAGTTGCGGGAGGTGCGCCAGCAGGGTCAGGTCGTGCTCGGCGCCCTTGGCGAAGCCCAGGCCCGGGTCGAGCACGATCCGCTCGGGCGCGATGCCGCCGGCCACCGCCCGGTCCAGGCCGTCACGCAGTTCCGCGACGACTTCGCCGAGCACGTCGTCGTAGACCGCCCGGTTGTTCATGTCGATGCTCTGGCCGCGCCAGTGCATGACCACGAACGGCATCCCGGTGGCGGCGACCGCCGGGATCATCGCGGGGTCGGCGAGGCCGCCGCTGACGTCGTTGACCAGCCGGGCGCCGGCCGCGACCGCCTGCTCGGCGACCGTGGCCCGCATGGTGTCGACGCTGACCAGGACGCCGGTGGCGGCGAGTTCGCGGACCACCGGGATGACCCGGCGCAGTTCCTCCGCCTCGTCCACCCGCCGGGCCCCGGGCCGGGTGGACTCACCGCCGACGTCGACCAGGTCCGCGCCCTGCGCGACCAGGTCGAGGCCGTGCTTGACGGCGAGTTCGGGGTCGAAGAACCGTCCGCCGTCGGAGAAGGAGTCGGGGGTGACGTTCACCACGCCCATGACCGCGCAGCGGTCCCACTCCGGCAGCCCGCGCGGGCCGGTCCGAGCCTGTGCCGTATTCATGGACGTAACCATGGGGCCCAGCGTACGGGTCAGACGACCGCGGTCTCCTTGCGCGGGTCCGAGGCGCGCGCGCCGGTCCCGGCGCCGGTCTCCGTGCCGCTCCCGGCACCCGTCCCGGCACCCGTTCCAGCGGCTGCCGCCGCACCCGTGGCGTACCCGCACGGCCGGGGGCGGCCCAGCCGCCCGGCCCGGCTCGGCAGGAAGCGCTGGAGGGCGGCCGGCAGCGGCAGCGAGAGGGTGACGAAGCCCTCGGCCTGCATGATCGCGAAGCCGATCCTGGGCAGGTCGCGGGAGTTGGGGAAGACCAGGAACCGGGGCACCCACTCCGGCTGGAACTTCGCGTTGAACTTGTACAGCGACTCGATCTGGAACCAGCGGGAGAGGAAGACCAGCAGGCCCCGCCAGCCGCGCAGCACCGGCCCGGCGCCGATCCGCTCGCCGCGGGCCAGCGCGGAGCGGAACATCGCGAAGTTCAGCGAGACCCGCCGCACGCCGAGGCCGGGCGCCTGCTGGAGGGCGGCGACGATCAGCAGCTCGTTGAGCCCGGGGTCGGCGGCGCGGTCCCGGCGCATCAGTTCGAGCGACATGCCGTCGGCGCCCCAGGGCACGAAGTGCAGGACGGCCCGCAGGTCGCCGAGTTCGGGGTGGGCGGCGCCCTCCTCGCGCTCCTTGTGGGCGGTGACCACCACGCAGTCCCCGTCCGCGTCCTCGCCGAAGCGGCCGAGCGCCATCGAGAAGCCGCGTTCGGTGTCGGTGCCGCGCCAGGCGTCCGCGGCCAGCCGTACCCGCTGCTTCTCGGCCTCGGAGAGCTCCCGCACCCGGCGCACCCGGCAGACGTATCCGGCCCGCTCGATCCGCTTGACCATCTGCCGTACGTTCCGCATCGCGCGGCCCTGCAGGGTGAAGGCGGCGGTGTCCACGATGGCCTCGTCGCCGAGTTCCAGGGCGTCCAGGGCGGTCTCCCGGGTCCACACCTCACCGCCGGTCTCGCTGCAGCCGACCACGGCGGGCAGCCAGGCGTGGGCGCGGGCCAGCGCCATGAACTCGTCGATCGCGCCGGGCCACGCCTCGACGTCGCCGATCGGGTCGCCGCTGGCCAGTGCCACACCGGACACCACCCGGTAGCAGACCGCGGCCTTGCCGCTGGGCGAGAAGACCACCGACTTGTCGCGGCGCAGCGCGAAGTGGCCGAGCGAGTCGCGGGCGCCGTGCCGGGCCAGCAGGGCGCGCAGCCGGTCCTCGTCCTCGGCGCTGAGCTCGGCCACCGGGCGGGCCGGCCGCAGCACCAGGTAGACCGTCGAGCAGGCGATGAGCAGGCCCAGGCCGCCGAGCGAGTAGCCGACGACGTCGCCGACCCGGTCGCTGGTGTAGTGCACCGGGCCCTCGAAGCCGAAGAGGCCGTAGAGCACGTGCCGGCAGCGGGCGAGGAAGCCGGGGTTGCCGCTCTCCATCGCCGGGTGGGCGCTGGTGATGACCAGGCCGAGACCGAAGGCGAAGGCGCTCAGCGCGACGAAGTTGACCGCCGCCCGCCACCGGGTGCGCGGGTCGGAGAGCGCGGTGAACTGCGCGCGGTGCTTGATCAGCAGCGCCATGAGCCCGAAGGAGACCAGCACGCCGAAGAGGGAGTGCCGGTAGATCAGCTGGGTGGCGGCGCCCACCGGGAGCAGTGCGACGGCGGCCCACCAGGCACGCTGCTTGCCGCGCTTGAGGCCGTGCGCGAGCATCAGCAGCAGGATGCCGGTGACCACCGAGGTGGCGGCGGCCAGTGAGCTGACGGTGCCGGGGAAGACCGCCGCCATGTGGTGCATCCGGCCGGTGCGGAAGGCCGGGAAGACCGCGGAGACCACGTCGAGCAGACCGATCACCGAGGTGGCGGTGCCGATGATCTTGGGGACGGCGGAGGACGGCGGCAGGCCGCGCAGGCCGCGCGAACGCTCCTCCTTGGCGCCGTCGTCACGGGAGCGCTCGTCACGGGAGCGCTCGTCACGAGGGCGCTCGTCACGGGAGCGGTCTTCGCGGGAGCGGTCGTCACCGGATCGGTCTTCGCGGGTACGGTCGCGGTCGCGCGTACGGTCAGCGGACATGGGCACGACCCGCATTCTGCTCTGATGACGGCGATTTCCGCACTCTAGGACGTCAACGCGACCCCAAGGGTTCCCTTTGCCGTGGGCAAGCCTTCGCCGGCCGGTCGCCGCCTCAGCCGCGGGCCATGATCAGGCTCATCGCCTCGGCCCGGGTCGCCGGGTGCAGCAGCTGGCCGCGCACCGCCGAGGTGATCGTCTTCGCCCCGGGCTTGCGCACCCCGCGCATGGTCATGCACATGTGCTCGCACTCCACCACCACGATCACCCCGCGCGGCTCCAGGATCCGCATCAGCGCGTCGGCGACCTGGGTGGTCAGCCGCTCCTGGACCTGCGGGCGGCGGGCGTAGACGTCGACCAGCCGGGCCAGCTTGGACAGGCCGGTGATCTTCCCGCTGGTGGACGGGATGTAGCCGACGTGGGCGACACCGACGAACGGCACCAGGTGGTGCTCGCAGGACGACATCACCTCGATGTCCTTCACCAGCACCATCTCGTCGTGCCCGATGTCGAAGGTGGTGGTCAGCACGTCCTCGGGCTGCTGCCACAGACCGCTGAATATCTCCCGGTAGGAGCGGGCCACCCGGGCCGGGGTCTCGCGCAGGCCCTCGCGGTCCGGGTCCTCGCCGACCGCGATCAGCAGCTCCCGCACCGCGGCCGCGACCCGCTTCTCGTCGAACTCGCCGATGGCGCCTTCGCCGTCGAGCGTCACGGGATCGGTCATGGGTGCCTCGTTCCTTGATACGTGCTGGTCAGCGCGGCCACAGGTCACCGCCGGGCGTGACTGCGGCCCCAAGGTTAGAACCCTGGGGCCGCGGTACGCATTCCGGTGTCACCCGGTCACGGTGGTGCTCAGCTCTCCGGACGGTCCTCCGGCAGGTCCACCGGCTCGGTGGGCTTGTTGGTGGAGACCGGGCCGTTCCCGTTGCCGATCGCGGGCTGCGAGCCGTTGGTCAGCGCCAGCTCGCGCGGCGAGAGCACCGGCGGGCGGGTGGACGGGGTGCGGCGGGCGGAGCCGGTCCAGGCCGGACGCGGCGGACGCTTGACGATCGGGGCGAAGATCTGGGCGATCTCCTCCTTGTTCAGCGTCTCCCGCTCCAGCAGGGCCATCACGAGGGCGTCGAGCACATCCCGGTTCTCGACCAGGATCTCCCACGCCTCGTTGTGCGCCGTCTCGATGAGCTTCTTGACCTCTTCGTCGACCAGCCCGGCGACCTCTTCCGAGTAGTCGCGCTGGTGACCCATCTCACGGCCCAGGAACGGCTCGGAGTTCTCCGAACCGAACTTGATCGCACCCAGCCGCTCGGTCATGCCGTACTGCGTGACCATGGCGCGGGCGGTGGCGGTGGCCTTCTCGATGTCGTTCGAGGCGCCGGTGGTCGGGTCGTGGAAGACGAGTTCCTCCGCGGCCCGGCCGCCCATCATGTAGGCGAGCTGGTCCAGCATCTCGTTGCGCGTGGTGGAGTACTTGTCCTCGTCGGGCAGCACCATGGTGTAACCCAGGGCGCGGCCACGGGACAGGATGGTCACCTTGTGCACCGGGTCGGAGTTGGGGGAAGCCGCCGCGACCAGGGCGTGTCCGCCCTCGTGGTACGCGGTGATCTTCTTCTCCTTGTCCGACATGATCCGGGTGCGCTTCTGCGGACCGGCCACCACGCGGTCGATGGCCTCATCCAGCGTGTTGTTGTCGATGACCTTCTTGTTGCTCCGGGCGGTCAGCAGCGCGGCCTCGTTGAGCACGTTGCTCAGGTCGGCGCCGGTGAAACCGGGGGTGCGGCGGGCGACGGCCATCAGGTCGACGTCCGGTGCGACCGGCTTGCCCTTCTGGTGCACGGTGAGGATCTCCAGGCGGCCCTGGAGGTCCGGCGGGTCGACCGCGATCTGCCGGTCGAAGCGGCCCGGGCGCAGCAGCGCCGGGTCGAGAATGTCCGGCCGGTTGGTGGCGGCGATCAGGATCACGCCGCCCTTCACGTCGAAGCCGTCCATCTCGACGAGCAGCTGGTTCAGCGTCTGCTCGCGCTCGTCGTGACCGCCGCCGAGGCCCGCACCGCGGTGCCGGCCGACAGCGTCGATCTCGTCGACGAAGACGATCGCCGGGGCGTTCGCCTTGGCCTGCTCGAAGAGGTCACGGACCCGGGAGGCACCGACGCCGACGAACATCTCGACGAAGTCGGAACCGGAGATCGAGTAGAACGGCACGCCCGCCTCACCCGCGACAGCACGCGCGAGCAGGGTCTTGCCGGTGCCGGGGCGGCCGTAGAGCAGCACACCCTTGGGGATCTTGGCGCCGACTGCCTGGAACTTGGCGGGTTCCTGCAGGAACTCCTTGATCTCCTGGAGCTCCTCCACCGCCTCGTCGCAGCCGGCCACGTCGGAGAACGTGGTCTTCGGCGTGTCCTTGGTGATCAGCTTGGCCTTGGACTTCCCGAACTGCATGACGCGGGACCCGCCGCCTTGCATCTGGTTCATCAGGAAGAGGAAGACCACCACGATCAGTACGAACGGCAGCAGCGAGAGCAGGATGCCGACGAAGGCGTTCTGCTTGGACTGCGAGACCGTGTACTTGTCCTGGAGCTGGACGCCCTTGACCTTGCCGTCCACGATGTTCTGCAGATTGGCGGCGATGGCAGCGCCCTGGTCGCCGATGTAGCTGGCCCTGACCTTGCTGCTGCCCTCGATCTTGACGCCGTTCTTGAGCTGGACCTTGATGGAGTTGTCGTCTCCGGTCGTCAGCTCGGCGGATTTGGCCTGATTGGTGTCGATCGCGTGCAGTACCGCGCCGGTGTCCACCGTCTTGTAGCCGCCGCCGGACCCGACGACCTGCATCAGCACGACCACGGCGAGGACAGCCAGCACGATCCACATCACTGGCCCACGGAAATAGCGCTTCACGTCCATCCATGCGGGGCGACTTCGCCCCGTCCCTCCTGCCACAGTGAGGCAGCGGCGCCGTTCGGCGACGCGTGCATCCGGTGTTGTATTGACCCGACCTTCGGACGGTACCCCAGCATTGTCACCCGAGGTTGCCGCCGACCGTTAACAATCCCGCTTTCCCCTGCTCCAACGGCGGGAAACCGGTCGGGGTTCCCGCTGCCCCGTGTGCCGGTTCTCATACGGCTCTCATCTGGCGTCAGCCGCCGTACACGTGCGGCGCCAGGGTGCCGACGAAGGGCAGATTGCGGTACTTCTCGGCGTAATCCAGGCCGTACCCCACCACGAACTCGTTGGGGATGTCGAAGCCGGTGTACTTCACCTCGATCTCGACCTTGGCCGCGTCGGGCTTGCGCAGCAGGGTGCAGACCTCCAGGGAGGCGGGTCCGCGCGATCCGAGGTTGCTGATCAGCCAGGAGAGGGTCAGGCCGGAGTCGATGATGTCCTCGACGATCAGGACGTCCCGGCCGGCGATGTCGGTGTCCAGGTCTTTCAGGATGCGCACGACACCGGAGGACTTGGTGCCGGCGCCGTAGGAGGACACCGCCATCCAGTCCATGGTGACCTTGCTGGACAGGGCGCGGGCCAGGTCGGCCATCACCATGACCGCGCCCTTGAGCACTCCGACGATCAGCAGGTCCTTGCCCGCGTAGTCCCGGTCGATCTCGGCGGCCAGCTCGATCAGCTTCGCGTCGATCTCTGCCTTGGAGATGAGCACCTTTTCCAGATCGGCGCCCATGTCGTTCTCGTTCACTGCGCGGTACGTCCTCAGGTATGCGGCTCTACGACGGCGTGAAGAACAGTCTGCCATTCGCCCTCAGCGCGGCGACGCCGCCCGGCAGGTTGATGGCTTTCTGCCCGTGCCAGTCGGTCACCAGCCGGTCGACCTCCTCGATGTGACGGGCGAAGAGGAAGCCGGGTGAGGAGCCGGCCGCGATGGCGGTACGGCGCAGCACGCGCCGCCGCACGGCAGGCGGCAGCGTGCGCAGCCGCAGGACGTCCAGGCTGCCGTCGGCGCCGGCCGCCTGCCCCTGGGCGTCGGCGGCCCACTGGTCGAGCGCGTCGGCGTCGTCCCGGGAGAGCTGGGCGGTGCGGGCCAGTGCTTCGACGACGCCCTTGCCGAGGGACTTCTCCAGCACGGGCAGCGCTTCGTGCCGGACCCGGGAGCGGGTGTAGGCGGGGTCGTGGTTGTGGG
Protein-coding regions in this window:
- a CDS encoding cysteine dioxygenase; this encodes MTTSTEPTTAPSAADLLDFARSVAADPALVGELPLDPEGRTWIRLEGPGGCEAWLIGWPPGAETGWHDHGGSYGVFVTAAGELTEQSLSVPLPTEGWRSLELAEGLDRVRILPEGQGRAFGRNHVHQVENRSESSHAVSVHAYYPPLPLIRRYSRKGTTLRLELVEQPEEW
- a CDS encoding DUF3180 domain-containing protein — protein: MRTLRIRTLVGVFAVALVLSWSVARLWDSVGTLPGVPVAAPIVLALIAVALFATALSLRARLRAQRERRPGAKGVDPLAAARSVVFGQASALVAALVSGLYGGTGVFLVMYRLDMDPRRQQAIYAGFAVLAAIAVIAAAMFLERVCKLPDDDDTQHVGAQQHHRR
- the folK gene encoding 2-amino-4-hydroxy-6-hydroxymethyldihydropteridine diphosphokinase; translated protein: MTAENPEPSGWNDHDGPAEDPTVQPVPAFVVARVDAADSTLSNPRTAVIALGANLGNRLETLQGAVDALEDTPGVRVRAVSPVYETDPWGVPAGSQPSYFNAVVLVRTTLPPDSLLERGHAIEEAFHRVRGERWAARTIDVDIVAYQGVRSEDPELTLPHPRAHERAFVLVPWYDVEPAAELPGHGPIAELLGPLGDTGVRRRTDVELRLPE
- the folB gene encoding dihydroneopterin aldolase, whose amino-acid sequence is MDRVTLRGLRIRGNHGVFQHEREDGQTFVVDLALSLDTAPAAAGDDLSRTVHYGVLAEQVAAVVAGEPVNLIETLAQRIADTCLGHELVEEVEVTVHKPDAPITVPFDDVTVTITRRRP
- a CDS encoding nuclear transport factor 2 family protein, whose protein sequence is MTPRTAEARAAERSNQAFYDAVETSDLDALESVVLDGPLAESVTVVHPGWPALRGRREVMRSYALIMANTEYIQFFLTDVEVAVDGDTALVTCTENILTGGPAEEDGSAGSLVGGLVVATNVFRRTSDGWRLWVHHGSPVLAEDDDDDESESPEDTPGGLDGLDGLDGLDGPGGLDGLDGPGGPGGGTDTEE
- the folP gene encoding dihydropteroate synthase; translation: MVTSMNTAQARTGPRGLPEWDRCAVMGVVNVTPDSFSDGGRFFDPELAVKHGLDLVAQGADLVDVGGESTRPGARRVDEAEELRRVIPVVRELAATGVLVSVDTMRATVAEQAVAAGARLVNDVSGGLADPAMIPAVAATGMPFVVMHWRGQSIDMNNRAVYDDVLGEVVAELRDGLDRAVAGGIAPERIVLDPGLGFAKGAEHDLTLLAHLPQLSALGRPLLVAASRKRFLGRILAGAAGDPPPARERDAATAAVTAIAAREGAWAVRVHEVHASADAVRVARAIEAAA
- a CDS encoding phosphatidylglycerol lysyltransferase domain-containing protein, producing MSADRTRDRDRTREDRSGDDRSREDRSRDERPRDERSRDERSRDDGAKEERSRGLRGLPPSSAVPKIIGTATSVIGLLDVVSAVFPAFRTGRMHHMAAVFPGTVSSLAAATSVVTGILLLMLAHGLKRGKQRAWWAAVALLPVGAATQLIYRHSLFGVLVSFGLMALLIKHRAQFTALSDPRTRWRAAVNFVALSAFAFGLGLVITSAHPAMESGNPGFLARCRHVLYGLFGFEGPVHYTSDRVGDVVGYSLGGLGLLIACSTVYLVLRPARPVAELSAEDEDRLRALLARHGARDSLGHFALRRDKSVVFSPSGKAAVCYRVVSGVALASGDPIGDVEAWPGAIDEFMALARAHAWLPAVVGCSETGGEVWTRETALDALELGDEAIVDTAAFTLQGRAMRNVRQMVKRIERAGYVCRVRRVRELSEAEKQRVRLAADAWRGTDTERGFSMALGRFGEDADGDCVVVTAHKEREEGAAHPELGDLRAVLHFVPWGADGMSLELMRRDRAADPGLNELLIVAALQQAPGLGVRRVSLNFAMFRSALARGERIGAGPVLRGWRGLLVFLSRWFQIESLYKFNAKFQPEWVPRFLVFPNSRDLPRIGFAIMQAEGFVTLSLPLPAALQRFLPSRAGRLGRPRPCGYATGAAAAAGTGAGTGAGSGTETGAGTGARASDPRKETAVV
- the folE gene encoding GTP cyclohydrolase I FolE, encoding MTDPVTLDGEGAIGEFDEKRVAAAVRELLIAVGEDPDREGLRETPARVARSYREIFSGLWQQPEDVLTTTFDIGHDEMVLVKDIEVMSSCEHHLVPFVGVAHVGYIPSTSGKITGLSKLARLVDVYARRPQVQERLTTQVADALMRILEPRGVIVVVECEHMCMTMRGVRKPGAKTITSAVRGQLLHPATRAEAMSLIMARG
- the ftsH gene encoding ATP-dependent zinc metalloprotease FtsH, whose amino-acid sequence is MDVKRYFRGPVMWIVLAVLAVVVLMQVVGSGGGYKTVDTGAVLHAIDTNQAKSAELTTGDDNSIKVQLKNGVKIEGSSKVRASYIGDQGAAIAANLQNIVDGKVKGVQLQDKYTVSQSKQNAFVGILLSLLPFVLIVVVFLFLMNQMQGGGSRVMQFGKSKAKLITKDTPKTTFSDVAGCDEAVEELQEIKEFLQEPAKFQAVGAKIPKGVLLYGRPGTGKTLLARAVAGEAGVPFYSISGSDFVEMFVGVGASRVRDLFEQAKANAPAIVFVDEIDAVGRHRGAGLGGGHDEREQTLNQLLVEMDGFDVKGGVILIAATNRPDILDPALLRPGRFDRQIAVDPPDLQGRLEILTVHQKGKPVAPDVDLMAVARRTPGFTGADLSNVLNEAALLTARSNKKVIDNNTLDEAIDRVVAGPQKRTRIMSDKEKKITAYHEGGHALVAAASPNSDPVHKVTILSRGRALGYTMVLPDEDKYSTTRNEMLDQLAYMMGGRAAEELVFHDPTTGASNDIEKATATARAMVTQYGMTERLGAIKFGSENSEPFLGREMGHQRDYSEEVAGLVDEEVKKLIETAHNEAWEILVENRDVLDALVMALLERETLNKEEIAQIFAPIVKRPPRPAWTGSARRTPSTRPPVLSPRELALTNGSQPAIGNGNGPVSTNKPTEPVDLPEDRPES
- the hpt gene encoding hypoxanthine phosphoribosyltransferase; this translates as MNENDMGADLEKVLISKAEIDAKLIELAAEIDRDYAGKDLLIVGVLKGAVMVMADLARALSSKVTMDWMAVSSYGAGTKSSGVVRILKDLDTDIAGRDVLIVEDIIDSGLTLSWLISNLGSRGPASLEVCTLLRKPDAAKVEIEVKYTGFDIPNEFVVGYGLDYAEKYRNLPFVGTLAPHVYGG